A stretch of Candidatus Cloacimonadota bacterium DNA encodes these proteins:
- the miaB gene encoding tRNA (N6-isopentenyl adenosine(37)-C2)-methylthiotransferase MiaB: protein MSYKITNKKKLNFYIKTYGCQMNVYDSEMVAGLLTDKGYQNTTNIDNADIIIFNSCTVRQHAEDRVVGRITFEMRRKTEKPSLLIGLIGCVAQRVGKELIKKIHGLDFAVGTDNYKALPEIIRTCMAEKKQITSVGQNKNENYKNICPLRNEGINAFVTIMRGCDNFCSYCIVPYVRGRERSRDLEEIIREVEQAGKNGFGDITLLGQNVNSYHFGDCNFADLLGKVAHIDSIKRLRFVTSHPKDISEKVISTMAKEDKICEHLHLPMQAGSNRILGKMNRKYSIEHYYEIIKKLRKAMPDIVITSDIMVGFPGETEEDFQKTMSAVKKIGFDSAFTFKYSPRNGTAAEKYDNQIPEEIRLERLQKLFKLQEKITLQKYQEDVGKSMEVYVEQTSKKNKNELSGRTRGSKIVIFPGEKSLIGKLVNVKITNSTGWILRGKI from the coding sequence ATGAGCTATAAAATTACAAATAAAAAGAAGCTAAATTTTTATATCAAAACCTATGGCTGCCAGATGAATGTTTATGATAGCGAAATGGTTGCGGGTTTGTTAACCGACAAGGGTTATCAAAACACAACCAATATTGATAACGCTGACATAATTATTTTCAACAGTTGCACGGTCCGGCAGCACGCAGAAGATCGGGTTGTCGGACGGATTACGTTTGAGATGCGAAGGAAAACCGAAAAACCGAGCCTGCTCATCGGGCTCATCGGTTGTGTGGCCCAGAGGGTTGGCAAGGAATTAATCAAAAAAATACACGGACTCGACTTTGCGGTTGGGACAGATAATTATAAAGCTCTACCGGAAATTATCCGAACCTGCATGGCTGAAAAAAAACAGATTACATCTGTTGGTCAAAATAAAAATGAGAATTATAAAAATATTTGTCCTTTAAGAAACGAGGGAATAAATGCTTTTGTAACGATTATGCGCGGTTGCGATAATTTTTGTTCTTATTGCATTGTTCCCTATGTTCGCGGGAGAGAGCGATCGCGAGATTTGGAAGAAATAATTCGGGAAGTAGAACAAGCGGGGAAAAATGGATTTGGTGATATTACTTTACTCGGGCAAAATGTAAATTCCTATCATTTCGGGGATTGCAACTTTGCAGACCTGTTAGGAAAAGTTGCTCACATTGATTCAATAAAACGTCTTCGTTTTGTTACTTCTCACCCGAAGGATATTTCCGAAAAAGTTATTTCCACAATGGCGAAAGAGGATAAAATTTGCGAGCATCTTCATCTTCCGATGCAAGCCGGTTCAAATAGAATTTTGGGAAAAATGAATCGAAAATATTCTATCGAGCATTATTACGAGATCATAAAAAAACTTCGGAAAGCAATGCCTGATATTGTTATTACTTCCGATATTATGGTTGGATTTCCGGGTGAAACTGAAGAGGATTTTCAAAAAACAATGTCCGCTGTTAAGAAAATCGGATTCGATTCTGCCTTCACATTTAAATATTCTCCGAGAAACGGAACTGCTGCCGAAAAATATGATAATCAAATTCCGGAAGAAATTCGTTTGGAACGGTTGCAAAAATTATTCAAATTGCAGGAAAAAATAACTCTTCAAAAATATCAGGAAGATGTTGGAAAAAGTATGGAAGTTTATGTAGAACAAACGAGCAAAAAAAACAAAAATGAGCTATCCGGCAGAACGCGTGGAAGTAAAATTGTAATTTTTCCGGGAGAAAAATCACTGATTGGAAAACTGGTAAATGTAAAGATCACTAACTCAACGGGTTGGATTTTAAGAGGAAAAATTTAA
- a CDS encoding NAD(P)/FAD-dependent oxidoreductase, which produces MEKVDVVIIGAGIVGLAIAEKLSKKYDNIIVAEKEPSFGRHTSSRNSEVIHSGIYYPKDTLKAKLCVRGGDLIYDFLENHQIPYKKCGKLVLATDESELPILEELKRKGINNGVKNLEMISEKEAKELEPNFKSCGALKVPVTGIMDTHSCMKKMEFLAEQNEVMFAYNTEIVNVEKQDDGYVISIKDDDFQIKTKILINSAGLWSDKISEMVGIDTQKNEYKLHWCKGEYYKTTRYKNINHLIYPVPTKISLGIHGVINLNGDLSFGPSAYYVDELGYKMDEKYKKDFYNSIKKYLDIEMDDLGLDDCGIRPKLQGESDDFRDFVISNEREKGFPNFINLVGIDSPGLTCCLSIAEYVEEIID; this is translated from the coding sequence ATGGAAAAAGTTGATGTTGTAATAATCGGTGCTGGAATCGTGGGATTGGCAATTGCAGAAAAATTGTCAAAAAAATATGATAACATCATTGTCGCAGAAAAAGAGCCTTCGTTTGGCAGACATACCTCGAGCAGAAATAGTGAGGTAATTCACTCTGGGATTTATTATCCCAAAGATACTCTCAAAGCAAAATTGTGTGTTCGAGGAGGTGACCTAATTTATGATTTCTTAGAAAACCATCAAATTCCTTATAAAAAATGCGGCAAACTTGTGCTTGCTACGGATGAATCCGAGCTTCCGATTTTGGAAGAATTAAAGCGAAAAGGGATTAATAACGGTGTCAAGAATTTAGAGATGATTTCAGAGAAAGAAGCAAAAGAACTCGAACCAAATTTCAAATCATGCGGTGCATTAAAAGTTCCGGTTACAGGAATAATGGACACTCATTCCTGCATGAAAAAAATGGAATTTCTTGCAGAACAGAATGAGGTAATGTTTGCCTACAACACAGAAATTGTGAATGTTGAAAAGCAGGATGATGGTTATGTGATTTCTATCAAAGATGATGATTTTCAGATAAAGACAAAAATTCTCATCAATTCTGCAGGATTGTGGAGTGATAAAATTTCTGAAATGGTCGGGATAGATACGCAAAAAAATGAGTATAAATTGCATTGGTGCAAAGGTGAATATTACAAAACTACGAGATACAAAAACATCAATCATCTTATCTATCCGGTGCCAACCAAAATTTCTTTGGGAATTCACGGAGTTATCAACCTTAATGGTGATCTTTCTTTTGGTCCGAGCGCTTATTACGTGGATGAATTAGGCTACAAAATGGATGAAAAATATAAAAAGGATTTCTACAATTCGATTAAAAAATATCTTGATATTGAAATGGATGATCTTGGGTTGGATGACTGCGGAATAAGACCAAAATTGCAAGGAGAGAGCGATGATTTTCGCGATTTTGTTATTTCAAATGAAAGGGAAAAAGGATTTCCGAATTTCATAAATTTGGTAGGAATTGATTCCCCGGGATTAACTTGCTGCTTATCTATCGCTGAATATGTGGAAGAAATTATTGATTGA